The DNA segment GCAAGGAGCCCGGTCAGCTGGTGCGCGACTCCCTGGCGCATGTGGCCATGGGCGCGGACGCGGTGTGCTACTTCCAGTGGCGCCAATCCAAGGCCGGTGCGGAGAAGTTCCACTCCGCGATGGTTCCCCATGCGGGCGAGGACTCCCAGACCTTCCGCGATGTGTGCGAGCTGGGCGCCGATCTGAACACGCTGGCCGACAACGGTCTGCTTGGTACACGGCTGGCGAAGTCCCGCGTGGCCGTGGTCTACGACTACGAGTCGGAATGGGCCAGCGAGCACACTGCCACGCCTACCCAGCAAGTCCATCACATCGACGAGCCCTTGCAGTGGTTCCGCGCTTTGGCTGATAATGGCGTGACCGCCGACATCGTTCCGGTCCGTTCGAACTGGGACGAATACGAGGTGGCCGTGCTGCCGAGTGTGTACATCCTGTCGGAGGAGACCACGCGTCGCGTGCGTGATTATGTGGCGAATGGTGGAAAGCTGATCGTCACCTACTACACCGGATTGTCCGATGAGAAGGACCACATCTGGTTGGGCGGCTACCCCGGCTCGATCCGTGACGTGGTCGGCGTGCGCATCGAGGAGTTCGCTCCACTGGGCACCGACTGGCCGGGAACCGCGGATCATCTCGACCTTTCCAATGGTGCCGTGGCGCACGATTTCGCCGACGTCATCACCTCCGTAGGCAAGAATGCCACTGTACTCGCATCGTTCCAGGACGATCCGTGGACCGGCATGGACGGTCGCCCTGCGATTGTCGGCAACACGTACGGCGAAGGCCGTTCGGTGTACGTCGGGGCGCGACTGGGCCGCGACGGTATCGCCAAGAGCCTGCCTGCGGTATTCGCCTCGTTGGGCGTGGAGGCCGCGGATGCATCCGATCCGAGACTTCTGCGCGTTGAGCGTAAGGACGAGGCTACTGGCACCAAGTTCACGTTCCTGTTCAACCGTACGCACGGGCCGGTCGAGACTTCGGAAGAGGGCGAACCCATCGTTACGTCTCTTGCCAAGGCGGATGGCGGCAAACTGACCATCGGGCCGAACGGCGTGGTGGTGGTGAAGCGCTAATCCTCGAAGAATCATCTGAATGGGGCGTTGCAGTCGGTATGGCTGCGGCGCCCCATTATTGTTATGCCGTCTGGTGCCGTAGTGCTGTGATTTGTGCAACAGCGGCCCGGCGATGTCGAATGACATCGAACGGTGTCGAACCGGTTCGACACGCGGAATTGGTTGCGTTGCGGGGCGACGTGGCGGTAGAATCGAACCGGTTCGATAGAGAAATGTGCGAACCGATAACAACGTACTCAGCTGACCGGAAACGGAGCCAAAGGAGGTCCCATGAAAAACAAGGTGCAGCTCATCACCTATGCCAACCGTCTCGGCGACGGAACTCTCAAATCGATGACCGACATTCTGCGCACCCGATTCAACGGCGTGTACGACGGCGTCCATATTCTGCCGTTCTTCACCCCGTTCGACGGCGCCGACGCAGGCTTCGATCCCATCGACCACACCAAGGTCGATCCGCGCCTGGGCAGCTGGGATGACGTTGCCGAGCTCTCCAAGACCCACGACATCATGGTCGACGCCATCGTCAACCACATGAGCTGGCAGTCCAAGCAGTTCCAGGACGTGCTGGCCAAGGGCGAGGAATCCGAATACTACCCGATGTTCCTCACCATGAGCTCCGTGTTCCCGAACGGTGCCACCGAAGAGGATCTGGCCGGCATCTATCGCCCACGCCCGGGCCTGCCTTTCACCCACTACAAGTTCGCCGGCAAGACGCGACTGGTATGGGTGAGCTTCACCCCGCAGCAGGTGGACATCGACACCGACTCCAACAAGGGCTGGGAATACCTCATGTCCATCTTCGACCAGATGGCCGCCTCCCACGTCAGCTACATCCGCCTCGACGCCGTCGGCTACGGCGCCAAGGAAGCCGGTACCAGCTGCTTCATGACCCCGAAGACCTTCAAACTCATCTCCCGTCTGCGCGAAGAAGGCATGAAGCGCGGTCTGGAAATCCTCATCGAAGTGCACTCCTACTACAAGAAGCAGGTGGAAATCGCCTCCAAGGTCGACCGTGTATACGACTTCGCCCTGCCGCCGCTGCTGCTGCACTCGCTGTTCACCGGTCACGTTGAACCAGTGGCGCACTGGACCGACATCCGCCCGAACAACGCCGTCACCGTGCTTGATACGCACGACGGCATCGGCGTGATCGACATCGGCTCCGATCAGCTCGACCGCTCGCTCAAGGGCCTGGTGCCGGATGAGGACGTGGACAACCTCGTCAACACCATCCATGCCAACACCCACGGCGAGTCCCAGGCGGCCACCGGCGCCGCCGCATCCAACCTCGACCTCTACCAGGTCAACAGCACCTATTATTCGGCGCTTGGATGCAACGACCAGCACTACATCGCTGCCCGCGCCGTGCAGTTCTTCCTGCCGGGCGTGCCGCAGGTCTACTACGTCGGCGCACTCGCCGGCAAGAACGACATGGAGCTGCTGCGCAAGACCAACAACGGCCGCGACATCAACCGCCACTACTATTCCACCGCCGAAATCGACGAGAACCTCGAGCGTCCGGTAGTCAAGGCTTTGAACGCCTTGGCCAAGTTCCGCAACGAGCTCGACGCCTTCGACGGCGAATTCTCCTACGAAGCCGACGGCGACACGTCCATCACCTTCAGCTGGAAGGGCGCCGAAACCTCGGCCTCACTCACTTTCGAGCCAGGCAAGGGCCTCGGCGTGGAGAACACCGCATCCGTCGCGTCCCTCACCTGGACCGACGGCGCCGGTGAACACCATACCGACGATCTGATCGCCGAGCCGCCGGTCGTGGCGTAAGGCACAGCAGGCCTAAAGGCCACACAATCAGGGCATTCGTTCCATGGGGGGGCGGGTGCCCTGATTCATTGCAGTTTTACCGCGCATCAACATATGTTGCGATGCATATGTCGGCGTACGGCGGGTATATAACCAACACCATCATTGAGAGGGGGAAACGCATGAATGATTTCGTGCGTCCGGGCATCGACGATCGCCCAGACTACGACAAGGCGCTAACGGATGAGCAGAGCCGCTGTCGGATTCCTGGTAATCGGCATTTGGCCGAAGGAACAGTCCAACGTGGACGAGCCGCGTGCCGAAATGAACATCAAGAACATCCTCAAGGCGTTCATTCCGCCGGTCGGCAAGGGCGCCCGCAACTTCTACTACGCACTATTCGGACGACTGATGATGGTTGCCGGCTATCAGATGATCACCGGCTACCAGCTGTACATCATCAAGTACTACACGCTATCCGACTCCGGTCTCGATGCCAATGGTTTGAAGCTTAAAGCCGCCAGCATCGTCGCCACCATGTCCGTGATCACCATGGTGGTGTCGCTACTCGCCGCCTTCACCGCAGGCCCGATCTCCGACCGTCTTGGCATGCGTAAGATTCCCGTGGCGGGAGCCTCCGTATTGTTCGCCATCGGTGCGGCCATGCCATGGATCTTCCACAATGCGATAGGTATGTATCTGTTCGCCGCCATCGCAGGCTTCGGCTACGGCGTCTACAATGCCATCGACCAGGTGCTGAATATCTCCGTGCTGCCGAACCCCGCCGAAGCCGGCAAGGACCTGGGCGTGCTCAACATGGCCAATACACTGTCTTCCGTGCTGGGATCCGCATTGACCTCCGCATTGGTCATGATCACCGGCAACTATGCGCTCGTGTTCCCGGCTTGCATCATCGTGGTGCTTATCGCCGCGTTCCTCATCATGCGCATCAAGGGCGTGAAGTGACGATAAAACCGTCATAGCGCCATCTGAAATGGCGCATCGTGCGGCACGGCCTGCGATACGAAGACGAATCAACGGGAAGCCAGCGAAAGCGGCTTCCCGTTTCGCATATCTCAGGTATCCGAGCAACCGACACTCCGCCACCAGTTCCGGCCCGCCGCAGCCGCACAACCTGTGCCTCATGCAGATACGCCCCGCAGCGTACTCTAAAACCCATAGGAGAGAAGCCATTCGCAATATGCCGAACGGCATGGTCGAATGGTTGCATCGCATCGAGGGGTAGAGGAACAACTGTGCTGAAACCATACGTTCGCCCGGGCATCGACGATCGCCCTGATTACGACAAAGCACTCAGTAAGGAAGACAAGGCGTCCGTGGCGCGCCTCGCACGCGAAGATCGCCGCCTGCCTCCAGAAGCATCGGCCAAACAGCCGGGAGCGCAGACGGCACGCCTTACCGCAGCCGGCGGCGCTTCGGCGGCAGCTGCCGGCGTCGAAGCCGCGGTTCCCGACTACTCCTCATCATTCCTCGACATGCGAGACCCCATGACCGCCGCGGACGGCACCAAACCGTCCCGCGCAGGCGTACTGCGACTGAAATGGGCGTTCGCGCTCGCCGCCGTGCTCATCACCGCACCATGGACGATGCTGAACCTGATCGCCATCCCCAACCACATTGCGCTGCTATACGGGCTGAACACTGAAACCGTGCTGGCGGACGGCGCCAAAGAAGCGGCGCTTGCCACACCGTTGGCCGTCATCATCGCTTTGGGAGCGGTGCTGTCCATTATCGTCACGCCGGTCATCTCCACACTGTCCGACCATACGCGAGTCATAGTCGGCAGACGCACACCCTGGCTTATCGGCGGCGGCGTATTCGCGGCACTGGTAACACTGATTCTCAGCGCCACCGATACACTGACCGGCCTGATCGCCGGATGGCTGTTCATCCAGCCCGCATACGCCATGCTCACCGTGCCCCTATCCGCTGCCATCGCCGAACGCGTACCCGATAAATTCCGCGTAGGCGTCGAACGTTGGCATGCGGTCGGCGTGCTGGTGGGACAGGCGGCAGGCGGTGTGATCGGCGGCATGTCGATCGCCTTCGGAGCCACCGACATATTCATGTGTGCGGCGGTGCTGTTTGTTGTTTCCGGCATCATCCCCGTACTGGTCTGGCCGCATGAGCGTTCAAGCGTCGATCAGCGGTGGGCCCGTTGCAACTGGGAAGAAGCCTTCTCCGTATTGCGCGGACCGCGAGGCGACAATGCGGCCGTGTTCCACCGGCTGTTCTGCTCCCAGCTGTTCATGATGGCCGCCATGAGCCTGACCAGCGTATTCCTGTGGTATGTTGTGCGATTCTCGCTGTATGGCGGCGGCGATCCGGGCGACTCCACTCCGCTCACACTCCCCGCAGGCACACTGGTCATGATGTTTGCCATCACCATGTTCGGCGGCGCATTGCTGGCCACCGGCCTGTCAGGCATCATCGTCGACCGCATCGATGACATGCCGGGACTGCGCAACCGCAATTTCCGCATCGCCATCGTGATTGCGGGCGGACTATACGTAGTCGGCCTGGTAGCCGGCATGGTTACCGTGATGATGGGCGGGGAGAAACTGTTCCTGGCACTGGCATTCCTCGGCGGCTTCAGCCTGAGCATCTACGACGTGCTCATGCGCTCGCTGGTGGTCGAATCACTGCCCGACTCGCGCAATGCCGGGCACGACCTGGGGTTCTACGCGTTGGCGAAGCCGCTGGGATTGATTCTGGGAGCCGCCCTGGGCGCTGCCGCGGTGAATGCATTCGCTCCGTCGTTCGGGTATGAGGCGGTGTTCCCGGCTGCGATCATTTGCGTGTGCGTGGCCGTCGCTGTGCCGTTGACCGTAAGCAGAATCGACGGCGACTGACGGCTGCCAAAACGGTATGTTCACATAGTGAACACCTGGTAGATACTGCGGGAAACGGCTCCTATGGTCATATCGCAGTTCGGATGGAAATCCGAAAAGAAAACTTCGAAACCGAAAGGAGGTTCGCCACGATGACTGGATTCAATGCGCTCGCACTGCTGTCCGCACGAATTATTATCCCGTCTTCGTTGGCGGACTGATTCGGCATACAAGCTTGAGCCCCGCCAACGAAGGCAGGGCGGCAAGCGAGAATCTTGAAGCCCTGCACAGTGCGGGGCTTTTTTGTTGCCCGCCCACAAGGCGCATGCAGCGAAAACAAGCAGCAACGAAGAAACACGCCACAGCGTGGGTGACCGGTCAGAAGGGGCCGCCCACACCAGAGAATGAGTAAGAAGGGCATTCCTCATGACTGCAGCCGATACGACTACGTCCGGCAAGCTGAAATCAATGGCTCGCGATTCGGTCAAAACCGTTATCGCCGCCTCGATGGTCGGTACCGCCATCGAATTCTACGACTTCTACGCGTACGGTACCGCCGCTGCGAACTACTTCCCGAAGGTCTTCTTCGGCGACACCGCCAACCCGACCGTCGCCCTGCTGGCCAGCTTGCTGACCTTCGCCATCGCCTTCATCGCCCGCCCGCTCGGCTCCCTGGTATTCGGTCATTTCGGCGATCGTATGGGCCGCAAGACCACGCTGGTGGTCTCCCTGCTCACCATGGGCGTCGCCACCTTCCTGATCGGCTGCCTGCCGACCTACGACCAGTGGGGCATCGCAGCAGTCGCAGTGCTGTGCCTGTGCCGCTTCGTACAAGGCATCGGCCTGGGCGGTGAATGGTCCGGCGCTGCGCTGGTCGCCACCGAAAACGCTCCGGAAAGCAAACGTGCGCTGTACGGCTCCTTCCCGGAACTGGGCGCCCCGATCGGCTTCTTCCTGTCGAACGGCACCTACTTCCTGCTGGAAACCTTCAACGATGACGATGCCATGCTCGCATGGGGATGGCGCGTGCCGTTCCTGCTGTCCGCAATCCTCGTAATCGTCGGCCTCGTCGTTCGCGTCCAGATGGAAGAAACCCCGATCTTCCGCCTCGCCCAGGAACAGAAGAAGGTCGTCAAGTCCCCGCTGACCGAAGTGTTCAAGAAGAGCTGGAAGCAGGTGCTGCAGGCCACCTTCCTGGTAGCCGTCACCTACACGCTGTTCTACACGCTCGCCACCTGGTCCCTCGCCTGGGGCACCAAGAGCACCGAACAGGGTGGCGGCAGCCTCGGCTTCGCCAATCAGGAATACCTGCTGATGCTCATGATCGCCGTGTGCGTGTTCGCCGCATTCATCGTGATCTCCTGCGTGAACGCCGACAAGTTCGGCCGCAAGCGCGTGATCATCATCTCCTCCTGCTGCCTCGTCGCATTCGCACTGCTGTTCCCCTACCTGCTTGACCCGGCAGTCGTCGGCCAGCGCAACTTCGCAGCCAACCTGCTGTTCCTGTGCCTCGGCTTCGCACTCATGGGCACCGCATTCGGCCCGATCGGCGCGTTCCTGCCCGAACTGTTCGACGCCAACGTGCGCTACTCCGGCTCCGGCATCGGCTACAACCTGGCCGCCATCGTCGGCGCGGCATTCGTACCGACCATCGCCACCTGGCTGTCGCACAACTGGGGCGTGCACTCCGTTGGCCTGTACCTCTGTGTGATGGCACTGTGCTGCCTCGTCGCGGTGCTGAGCTGCAAGGAGACGAAGGACGTTGATTTCACTAAGTGAAATCAACGGCTGGTTTCTGCCCTCACTCAGCTGTCGCTTCGTTCGGGCGTCGCCTATCGGCAGTCCACTGGACTGCCGTTTGGACGGCTCCGTTCACCAAGTGAAATCAACGGCAGATTCGTTAAAGACTTCGCCTGAATAAGGCAAGACATAACTGAAAAAACAACTGAAAAATAACTCAATATCCATAACTAAAATTGGGCGTTCACGTAGTGAACACCCTTGGTGCACTCCTTGGAAAATCAGACTAAACCTACATATCGGAAAAGCCCACAAGGATAACCAGAACAGAAGATTTCTGCACAACCACGCAGAACGATGAATATCGAATAATACAACAGAAGAATCAATAAGGAGCGCCATTATGGCAGCAACTATCTGGTACGAAAAGGACGCCGATCTCTCCGTGTTCGAAGGCAAGAAGGTCGCCGTTATCGGTTACGGTTCCCAGGGCCATGCCCATGCCCTGAACCTGCGTGATTCCGGTGTGGATGTCGTCGTCGGCCTGCGTCCGACCTCCAAGTCCGTGGAGTACGC comes from the Bifidobacterium angulatum DSM 20098 = JCM 7096 genome and includes:
- a CDS encoding beta-galactosidase; the encoded protein is MTQRRAFHWPQPLEGQQARIWYGGDYNPDQWPEEVWDEDVRLMKKAGVNLVSVGIFSWARIEPREDVYDFDWLDRIIDKLGKTGIAVDLASATASPPMWLTQAHPEVLWKDYRGDVCQPGARQHWRPTSPIFREYALKLCRAMAEHYKDNPYVVAWHVSNEYGCHNRFDYSEDAERAFQQWCKARYGTIDAVNDAWGTAFWAQHMNDFSEIVPPRFIGDGNFMNPGKLLDFKRFSSDALKAFYIAERDTLAEITPGRPLTTNFMVSSGNTTVDYDDWGNEVDFVSNDHYFTPGEAHLDELAFSASLVDGIARKDPWFLMEHSTSAVNWRPINYRKEPGQLVRDSLAHVAMGADAVCYFQWRQSKAGAEKFHSAMVPHAGEDSQTFRDVCELGADLNTLADNGLLGTRLAKSRVAVVYDYESEWASEHTATPTQQVHHIDEPLQWFRALADNGVTADIVPVRSNWDEYEVAVLPSVYILSEETTRRVRDYVANGGKLIVTYYTGLSDEKDHIWLGGYPGSIRDVVGVRIEEFAPLGTDWPGTADHLDLSNGAVAHDFADVITSVGKNATVLASFQDDPWTGMDGRPAIVGNTYGEGRSVYVGARLGRDGIAKSLPAVFASLGVEAADASDPRLLRVERKDEATGTKFTFLFNRTHGPVETSEEGEPIVTSLAKADGGKLTIGPNGVVVVKR
- a CDS encoding MFS transporter, which encodes MTAADTTTSGKLKSMARDSVKTVIAASMVGTAIEFYDFYAYGTAAANYFPKVFFGDTANPTVALLASLLTFAIAFIARPLGSLVFGHFGDRMGRKTTLVVSLLTMGVATFLIGCLPTYDQWGIAAVAVLCLCRFVQGIGLGGEWSGAALVATENAPESKRALYGSFPELGAPIGFFLSNGTYFLLETFNDDDAMLAWGWRVPFLLSAILVIVGLVVRVQMEETPIFRLAQEQKKVVKSPLTEVFKKSWKQVLQATFLVAVTYTLFYTLATWSLAWGTKSTEQGGGSLGFANQEYLLMLMIAVCVFAAFIVISCVNADKFGRKRVIIISSCCLVAFALLFPYLLDPAVVGQRNFAANLLFLCLGFALMGTAFGPIGAFLPELFDANVRYSGSGIGYNLAAIVGAAFVPTIATWLSHNWGVHSVGLYLCVMALCCLVAVLSCKETKDVDFTK
- a CDS encoding MFS transporter, with the translated sequence MLKPYVRPGIDDRPDYDKALSKEDKASVARLAREDRRLPPEASAKQPGAQTARLTAAGGASAAAAGVEAAVPDYSSSFLDMRDPMTAADGTKPSRAGVLRLKWAFALAAVLITAPWTMLNLIAIPNHIALLYGLNTETVLADGAKEAALATPLAVIIALGAVLSIIVTPVISTLSDHTRVIVGRRTPWLIGGGVFAALVTLILSATDTLTGLIAGWLFIQPAYAMLTVPLSAAIAERVPDKFRVGVERWHAVGVLVGQAAGGVIGGMSIAFGATDIFMCAAVLFVVSGIIPVLVWPHERSSVDQRWARCNWEEAFSVLRGPRGDNAAVFHRLFCSQLFMMAAMSLTSVFLWYVVRFSLYGGGDPGDSTPLTLPAGTLVMMFAITMFGGALLATGLSGIIVDRIDDMPGLRNRNFRIAIVIAGGLYVVGLVAGMVTVMMGGEKLFLALAFLGGFSLSIYDVLMRSLVVESLPDSRNAGHDLGFYALAKPLGLILGAALGAAAVNAFAPSFGYEAVFPAAIICVCVAVAVPLTVSRIDGD
- the gtfA gene encoding sucrose phosphorylase, whose protein sequence is MKNKVQLITYANRLGDGTLKSMTDILRTRFNGVYDGVHILPFFTPFDGADAGFDPIDHTKVDPRLGSWDDVAELSKTHDIMVDAIVNHMSWQSKQFQDVLAKGEESEYYPMFLTMSSVFPNGATEEDLAGIYRPRPGLPFTHYKFAGKTRLVWVSFTPQQVDIDTDSNKGWEYLMSIFDQMAASHVSYIRLDAVGYGAKEAGTSCFMTPKTFKLISRLREEGMKRGLEILIEVHSYYKKQVEIASKVDRVYDFALPPLLLHSLFTGHVEPVAHWTDIRPNNAVTVLDTHDGIGVIDIGSDQLDRSLKGLVPDEDVDNLVNTIHANTHGESQAATGAAASNLDLYQVNSTYYSALGCNDQHYIAARAVQFFLPGVPQVYYVGALAGKNDMELLRKTNNGRDINRHYYSTAEIDENLERPVVKALNALAKFRNELDAFDGEFSYEADGDTSITFSWKGAETSASLTFEPGKGLGVENTASVASLTWTDGAGEHHTDDLIAEPPVVA